From the genome of Physeter macrocephalus isolate SW-GA unplaced genomic scaffold, ASM283717v5 random_216, whole genome shotgun sequence, one region includes:
- the LOC102996112 gene encoding serine/arginine repetitive matrix protein 4 yields the protein ITGPGAAALFTRTARLLATSRGRSQEYDSGNDTSSPPSMQISSARSRGQEKESPTGGLNKSRGPSSGNTSDSGNSFTTSSPQNEGAALENLSPTSRGRESRGFQSPCLECTEVKKSSLVPSTARSSPMRGCSRSSSCASTHSSSHSSRSPNPRASPRYTRSRSTSSGKRSSSRSPSYSSNSGKRSPPSRSSRSRRSPSYSRYSPSRERDPKYSEKDSQQRERGRARRRRRSYSPMRKRRRDSPSHLEARRITSARKRPIPYYRPSPSSSSGLSSTSSWYSRSASRSSSRSPSHSRSSRSHSHSRSRTRTRTSSSCSSRSRSLGSRSRSRSRSRSRSYSSADSYSSTRR from the exons ATCACTGGGCCGGGGGCTGCTGCCCTCTTTACCAGAACAGCCCGGCTGCTCGCCACCTCCCGAGGACGCTCCCAGGAGTATGACTCGGGCAATGACACCTCCTCGCCACCCTCCATGCAGATCAGCTCAGCCAGGTCTCGGGGTCAGGAGAAGGAGAGCCCCACTGGGGGCCTGAACAAGAGCCGGGGCCCCAGCAGCGGCAACACCTCTGATTCCGGGAACTCCTTCACCACCTCCTCCCCCCAGAACGAGGGGGCCGCTTTGGAGAATCTCTCCCCCACCAGCAGGGGCAGAGAGTCAAG AGGGTTCCAGTCGCCATGTCTGGAATGCACCGAGGTGAAGAAGTCCAGTTTGGTCCCCTCCACAGCCCGGAGCTCGCCCATGAGAGGGTGCTCCCGCAGCTCCTCCTGTGCCAGCACCCACTCCTCCAGCCACTCCTCCCGATCCCCAAACCCCAGGGCCTCCCCCAGGTACACCAGGAGCCGATCCACCTCGTCTGGGAAAAG GTCCTCCTCCCGGTCTCCCAGCTATTCCTCCAACTCTGGCAAGAGGAGCCCGCCTAGCAGAAGCTCTAGGTCCCGCCGCAGCCCCAGCTACTCCCGCTACAGTCCCAGCAG GGAGCGGGACCCCAAGTACAGCGAGAAGGATTCGCAGCAGCGGGAGCGCGGGCGAGCGCGGCGGAGACGTCGGTCCTACTCGCCCATGCGGAAGCGCCGGAGAGACTCCCCGAGCCACCTGGAGGCGCGGAGGATAACGAG TGCCCGGAAACGCCCCATCCCCTACTACCGGCCCAGCCCCTCTTCATCCAGCGGCCTCAGCAGCACCTCCTCCTGGTACAGCCGCTCAGCCAGCCGAAGCTCTTCCCGGAGCCCGAGCCACAGCCGCAGCAGCCGCAGCCACAGCCACAGCCGCAGCCGCACCCGGACCCGCACTagcagcagctgcagctcccGCAGCCGCAGCCTGGGCTctcggagccggagccggagccggagccggagccggagctaCAGCTCAGCAGACAGCTACTCCAGCACAAGGCGCTAA